The Candidatus Eisenbacteria bacterium genomic sequence CTCAGTGGTCGACTATCCGGACGACCGTGATCGCTGGTGGGACAACGCCATCGGCGGCGCGATCGGCGGCGCGCTGTGGGGCCTCGTCGCCGCGAATAATGCGGGCAAGGAAGGCGATCCCCGATCGGATGCCCCCCGCGACTACATGGCTGCCTGGGGTGCCGGCATCGGAGGAGTCACGGGCCTGGTGATGGACCTCCAACATCACGGCAGGCGGAGGGTTTTCACGTCACCGGCGATTCCGCCGGTGCCCATGTCGTCGGTGATCCTGTCGCCGGCTCTCCTGTCAGCCGGCCCGGGAGTGGCGATCACGATCCGGTTCTGAAGGAAGCCGCGAGCCATTCGCGCCCCGGCTACCTCACGCGGATCATCTTTCGGGTTTCGGAGAGCCCTCGCGTCTGGAGCCGTGACCAGTAGACGCCGGCCGCGAGCCGCTTTCCGTTCAGCTCGCGCTCATAGGTCCCTGGCGCGAGCACCTCGTTCACGAGCAGTGCGACCTCTTGGCCGCGCACGTCGTACACGGCGAGACGCACGTGTTCGCGTCCGGTGCCCGGCGGGATGGTGAAGCGAATCCTCGTTAAGGGCGTGAATGGATTCGGATCGCTCCGGAGCGCCAAAGCGCTCCGCCGCTCATCCTGTCGAGACGGCACGGATGTCGTCGCTTCCGGCGAGTACTTGATGGTCGTGTAGTCGTCGCTGGTTCCGCTTCCACCGCTCGAGCCGCCCACGTACACATCCCCGGACGAGTGAACGGCGACGCCATATGGTGTGTCGTAGAAGTTCGCGGGGCCGTTGTAGCGCTCGGTCCACCTTACTGCGCCCGAAGGATCATAGGAGAGCGTGGCGAAGTCGTACTGGGTGGTGGAGTTTCCGTAACTCGACCCGCTCACATAGGAGTTGCCGGACCCATCCACCGCGATCGACGTTGCCCAATCACCGCCGGCCGCCGGGCCGTTGTAGCGGCGCACCCACATCTCCGTGCCTGCGGCGCTGTACTTGACGGTCGCGAAATCATCCGAGCTGTTGCCGGTCACGAACACATTGCCATTCGCGTCGACCGCGAGCGCCGCGGCGCGATCGTAGTCGCTGGCCAGCACGGTCGTGGGTCCGTCGTATCGGCGAACCCACTGCTGAGTGCCCGCGGCGTCGTACTTGATCGTCGCGTAATCGACGTTGGTGCCGGACCCGGTGCTCTGCCCGGTGACGTAGATGTTGCCGGCCGCGTCCACGACCAAGTCGGCCGGCGCATCAGAGCCGAACCCGCCGTTGTAGTTCCGAACCCACTGCTGGACGCCATTGAAGTCGTACTTGATCGTCGTGAAGTTGCCGCCGCTACGGCCCGTCACGTAGATGCCGGACGCGTCGCAGCCGATCGCCGCGGGAACATCCTCTCCATTCCCGGCATCGTATCGCCGCACCCACTGCTCGACGCCGCCCGGGCTGTACTTGATCGTGATGATGTCGAAGCCAGTGACGGTCTCGACGTTGTAGCCCGTCACGTACACATTCCCCGCTGGATCGAGTGCGAGGTCGACACCGGCATCTCCCTCGCCGATCGTGGTGAAGGACTGTATCCAGAGCCGGTCGCCGGCGGCGTTGTACTTCGCCGTCATGGAATAGAGTCCTCCGGCGCTGCTTCCGGTTACGTAGACGTTGCCGGCATCGTCGGTCTTGATCGCGACGGCGGCATCGGATCCGCCTCCGTCCAGCGTGCGCAGCCACTGCTGAACGCCCGCCGCGTTGTACTTGATCGTCGCCCAGTCGTTGCCGCCCGAGGACGTGGCTGCGGTTCCGGTCACGTAGACGTGGCCCGCGGCATCCACGGTCATGGCATAGGGAATGTCGTTCCAGGAAGTGGCGCTGGCGTATCGCGCCACCCACTCTTCAGAGACCTGGGCATGAGCAGTCGGAATCGCGAGCCCGAGAATCAGGATGAGTTGCGCGACTGAGCCTGGAACTTCAAGTCGCACGTGCATGAGCGCGCTCCCTTCGGAGGGGTGGGGGACACCGCGGCCGGATCGGGCGGCCGGCTCTCGACGCCGGGCGCCGGAACTGGCTCTCTTTGGGATCAAAACTCTCTGAGAGAGTGCAATGTGACCCACCAGGCGTCAACGGCCATGTGACGGACGCCGCCCTCAACTCTGGCCGTGCCACGCTCCCCTCGAACGGCTAGAATCTCGACCCCCCTCAACCTGTTTCATCCGACAGGCCGCACCTTGATGACAGCCTCGGCCGCTCCGCGCGCCGCGTGTTCTGGATTTGGACGGAGACTCCAATGATCAACAAGCGGCTCGGGCCCTACACGATCACGGAAGAGATTGGCGCCGGGGGCATGGCGACCGTTTATCGCGCCTACCAGCCGAGCATGGATCGCCACGTCGCGATCAAGGTCATCCGCACCAGCATCCTCCAGGATCCGACCCTTCGGGAGCGTTTCCAGCGCGAAGCCCGGCTCATCGCCCGGCTCGAGCACCCCCACCTTCTGCCGGTCTACGACTTCGACGGCGACCACGAGCCGCCTTACATCGTCATGCGCTACCTCGAGGGAGGAACGCTCAAGCAGGT encodes the following:
- a CDS encoding SBBP repeat-containing protein; translated protein: MHVRLEVPGSVAQLILILGLAIPTAHAQVSEEWVARYASATSWNDIPYAMTVDAAGHVYVTGTAATSSGGNDWATIKYNAAGVQQWLRTLDGGGSDAAVAIKTDDAGNVYVTGSSAGGLYSMTAKYNAAGDRLWIQSFTTIGEGDAGVDLALDPAGNVYVTGYNVETVTGFDIITIKYSPGGVEQWVRRYDAGNGEDVPAAIGCDASGIYVTGRSGGNFTTIKYDFNGVQQWVRNYNGGFGSDAPADLVVDAAGNIYVTGQSTGSGTNVDYATIKYDAAGTQQWVRRYDGPTTVLASDYDRAAALAVDANGNVFVTGNSSDDFATVKYSAAGTEMWVRRYNGPAAGGDWATSIAVDGSGNSYVSGSSYGNSTTQYDFATLSYDPSGAVRWTERYNGPANFYDTPYGVAVHSSGDVYVGGSSGGSGTSDDYTTIKYSPEATTSVPSRQDERRSALALRSDPNPFTPLTRIRFTIPPGTGREHVRLAVYDVRGQEVALLVNEVLAPGTYERELNGKRLAAGVYWSRLQTRGLSETRKMIRVR